ACAGGCAGACGAGGCGGGTGCCGCCGGACTTGTCGGTGCCCAGCTTGGCGTACCAGTCCGAGCCCCGAGAGAAGACGTGCGGCACGCTGGCCAGCGTCTCCACGTTGTTCACCACCGTGGGGCTGCCGAACAGGCCCACCACGGCGGGGAAGGGCGGCTTGAGCCGGGGCCAGCCCTTCTTGCCCTCCAGGCTCTCGAGCAGCGCCGTCTCCTCGCCGCAGATGTACGCGCCCGCGCCGCGCACCACGTAGCAGTCGAGCTGGAAGTCCTTGCCCAGCACCGTCTTGCCGAAGATGCCGGCCTTGTACGCCTCGTCGATGGCGGCCTGCGTGCGCTCGGCGGGGAACTTGAACTCACCGCGGATGTACACGTAGCAGGTGTGCACGCCCAGCGCGTAGGACGCGATGGCGATGCCCTCGAGCATCATGTGCGGATCCAGCTCGAGGATGTACCGGTCCTTGAAGGTGCCCGGCTCGGACTCGTCCGCGTTGACGGCCAGGTACTTGGGCTTGGGGCTGTCCTTGGGGACGAAGCTCCACTTCAGGCCGGTGGGGAAGCCCGCGCCGCCGCGCCCGCGCAGGTTGGACTTCTTCACCTCGTCGATGATGGCGGCGGGCTGCATCTCCAGCGCCTTCTTCAGCGCCTCGTAGCCCCCGCGCTTGCGGTAGTGGTCCAGCGTCCAGGACTTCGGCTGCCCCCAGGCGCCGGAGATGATCGGTTCAAAGGCCGTTGTCGCCATGTGCGGTCAGTTCCTTGAAAGGAGGCCGATCAGGTGAGCTTCGCCAACAACTCGTCCAGCTTCGCCTTCGTCAGGCTCTCGTGATGCTCTTCATTGACCTGCAGGCAGGGGGCGGTGCCGCACGAGGCCAGGCACTCGGTCTCCCGCAGGGTGAACTTCTCGTTGGACTCGCCTGCCGTCAGCCCGAGCCTGTCTTCCAGGTAGGCGAGCATCTTCTCCGCGCCCCACAGGGCACAGGAGAGGTTGGTGCAGACGTCGATGACGTACTTACCCGGCTTCTTCAGGTGGTACATCACGTAGAAGCTGGCCACCTCGTAGGCTCGCTCGGGCGTCACCTCGAGATGCTTGGCGACGAGCCGCATGCCCTCGGGAGGCAGCCAGCCCTTGAGATCCTGGAGCAGCCGCAGCGCGGGCAGCATCCCGGCGCTCTTCCGATCGGGCGGGTAGTGGGAGAGGATTTCCGCGATCCCCGCGTCGAACTTCTTCTGCTCTTCAGGGGTGAACAGGGGCTCCGCCATGGCGGGCGCTTCGTATTGCCCAGATGGCTGCGTTGTCAACATAAACCCTCGAAGTTCCTCGACGCGCCCATCAGCGAATTGCCGAGGGAATTCAAGCCCTTGTTATGGGCCCGCACGCACGGCCGGTCCGGGTGCCGCGATCAGCGGGGGGCGGCGCACGTGCCCCGGGCGAGCGTTCGGCGTCTGGACGAAGCGGTTTGGCACTTTCTTTTCCGAGGCTCCCGGATCCGGTAGAAGTCGGAGAGTTCAGCGTCCGGCCGAGGCCGGCGGGCCGGAGACTCGGGGGGATGGGCCCGCGCGACAGGCCGAGCAGGACCGACGAATTAGGGTGACCTCTTGAGTGCGGCGGGACCTCACAGCGACGGGCAGCTCCCGGCGGGAATCAATCCCGAGGGCTACCGTGTGCTCATCGTCGAGGACAACCCGCACATCATCGAGATGTACGCCTACGTCCTGAAGAAGCTGGCGAGCGGGGAGCTGGCGGGCAAGGTGCCTCTGGAAGTCCACTTCGCGCCGGACGGGCACCACGCGCTGGCCCTGCTGCACGAGCAGCGCTTCAGCCTGGTGATGACGGACCTGTACATGCCGGTGATGGACGGCTTCGCCCTGGTGGAGCGCATCCGCGAGGAGGAGAAGCTGCGCACCATCCCCATCATCGCCATCTCGGCGGGGGGCAAGGAGGCGCAGGACCGGGCCATGCAACTGGGGGTGGACATCTTCCTGCGCAAGCCGGTGCGCTTCGTCGAGGTGCTGGAGACGGTGAAGCAGCTCCTGCGCATCGGGAAGTAGGCCCCCGGACACAGAGTGGACCTGGGGGGGCATTTCATTCCATTGGAAATTTGACGGCGGGGCGCGGAGCCGACGTAAAGTCGCCGGCACCCATGCTCAAGCCCGCCGTCAACCGCGAGACCGTGAGTGGCGAGGCGCTGTTCATCCTTCGGAACCTGAGGGAGAACGGGCGCCTGGGACGCTCGAACAAGCTGGCCGATGTGAAGGCCGCGCTCGAGCCGTCCGTGTCACTGGAGTTCGACAGCTATTTCTTCTTCCTGCGGAAGTTCCACTACATCGCGATGGATCGCGAGGCGCAGCTCAAGCTCACCGATCAGGGCGAGCGCGTCGTGGACGGGGACTTCCTGGACAAGTTCACCCTGGAGGTGGGCGAGTTCTTCGCCGATCAGATTCTGGGCGAGGACGAGGCCACGCAGGCGGGCAGCCTGGAAGAGCTGGGGATGATGCCGCCGCCTCCGCCGGAGCTGATGCTGGAGGAGTCGGACGTGGCGCGCTCGTCGGCGCCGCCGCCCATTCCGCTGCCGGCGGCGCGGGCCTCGCGCACGGCGCTGCCCACGGTGGAGCCTGTGATTCCGCCGATGCCGTCGGTGGCGCCGGTG
The window above is part of the Hyalangium gracile genome. Proteins encoded here:
- the nuoF gene encoding NADH-quinone oxidoreductase subunit NuoF, with protein sequence MATTAFEPIISGAWGQPKSWTLDHYRKRGGYEALKKALEMQPAAIIDEVKKSNLRGRGGAGFPTGLKWSFVPKDSPKPKYLAVNADESEPGTFKDRYILELDPHMMLEGIAIASYALGVHTCYVYIRGEFKFPAERTQAAIDEAYKAGIFGKTVLGKDFQLDCYVVRGAGAYICGEETALLESLEGKKGWPRLKPPFPAVVGLFGSPTVVNNVETLASVPHVFSRGSDWYAKLGTDKSGGTRLVCLSGTVNRPGVYEVDMGTTITQLIFDDKYGRGMPAGRKVKAVIPGGSSAPVLGADELDVALEFEALKVKQTMAGSGGVIVMDDSSCMVRCLWRVARFYAEESCGQCTPCREGTPWQTRLLRKIEEGRGEPSDLELLSNVASSIAPYPPIGLGNTICALGDAAALPTHSFLMRYRAEFEAHIHEKRCPFGDKPWGAFGDWS
- a CDS encoding NADH-quinone oxidoreductase subunit NuoE family protein, translating into MAEPLFTPEEQKKFDAGIAEILSHYPPDRKSAGMLPALRLLQDLKGWLPPEGMRLVAKHLEVTPERAYEVASFYVMYHLKKPGKYVIDVCTNLSCALWGAEKMLAYLEDRLGLTAGESNEKFTLRETECLASCGTAPCLQVNEEHHESLTKAKLDELLAKLT
- a CDS encoding response regulator; the protein is MSAAGPHSDGQLPAGINPEGYRVLIVEDNPHIIEMYAYVLKKLASGELAGKVPLEVHFAPDGHHALALLHEQRFSLVMTDLYMPVMDGFALVERIREEEKLRTIPIIAISAGGKEAQDRAMQLGVDIFLRKPVRFVEVLETVKQLLRIGK